Within Paenibacillus sp. RUD330, the genomic segment TTCTGCATCGCTGCCGAATTCCGGCGAGCGTTCGGCGAGCTTCCAGCCCCCTCCGGCGAGCAGCTCCTGCGAGACCGGCACGAACGCCTGGCTGAATCGGGAACCCGTCCCCTCCAGCTGAACACCGCTCATGACAGGCTCGACAGCGGCGTGCCCCGTAACCGTCCGGCTCAGCTCCTCGTCCGTCCTCAGCAGCTCCAGCACGATTTCCTTTTCCTTTTCCGACTGGTAGGGAACGTAGCCTCCGTATCCGAGCATCGTCTGGACCGTATGTTCCGTATTCATGTTTTTGAGAATGAGGCTGCTCAGCCCTGCGGTGAAGGTCACCGTCATCATCGCGATGCCGAACAGCAGCATGACGGTGAACGTCCTTCCCGGCCGGCGCCCGGCATACCGGACGGCGAGCAGCATGGACAGGCCGAGGCGTCCCGCCAGCCGGCGCCCGGCGCCGAGCAGCAGGCCGAATACCGCGTACACCGCTGATGCCGAGGCGCCGAGCCAGACGACCAGCAGCGCCAGCATGGTTGCTCCGGAAACCGCTGCCGGCTCCCACATGAACGCCTGATAGAGATGAGCCGCCAGAAAAGCGGCCGCCATGACCGGAAGCGCCGCGGCTCCGGCCGCCTTTTTCCACCCCCTGCTCTCCTTGCCGCCTTCTGTCGCCCCTCCCCTCAATGCGGCGACGATCGTCCCCGCGCCGGCTTTGCGGCTGGCGAGCAGGACGATCAGGCTTTGATACAAAAGCACGGCTGCCGCTGCGGCGGCCGCCATGGAAGGGGGAATGGAGGCTGTGATGGGAATGCCTGTGGAGCTGACCGCATGGCCGTATCCGCCTCCATAGAGCAGCTTCACCATTCCCCATCCGGCCGCCGCACCCGACAGCAGCCCGATCAGGCCGGAGAGCAGCCCGAGCAGCAGCGCCTCCGCCGCGAACAGCCCCCGCACCTGCCGCCGGTTCATTCCGATTGCCCTCAGCACGCCGTACAGCTCGCTTCTCGATTCGGCCATCATGTGGACGATCTGACGAAGCAGGAAGGCGCTGGAGAACACCGCTGTCAGGCTGATCGCCAGAACGATCGTGACCATTTCTCCGCCGGCCCTGGACAACGCCTCGTATTTGACGAGCCGAGTCTCTGTCAGCTCATTCATCTTGTTGCTGTAGTTCATTCCCAGGACGCTGTCGGCCGGATCCGTCCTCCCGACCAGCACGAGGCTGTAGCTGCCTTCTGGGCTGCCGGCAAGCGCCGCCGCATCAATCTCGTTCATCAGGACGGTTCCGTTCCGGCTGCCCCGGTCGCCTCGATACCCGGTCACTCCCGTCGCCTCGACGACGTCCCGGACGATCAGAGGCTTGCGCTCCCCGGCGGCATCCGCCGCCCACACCGCGTCTCCGGCCTCAAGTCCGAGCCTGCCTGCGGTTTCCCGATCCAGAATGGCTTGACCGGAAGGCAGCCCCGTCCTCCACAAAGCGGCTTGTCCTTCATCAAAGAGCTTCGCCCGCTGCGGATCCAGTCCGAGCAGCTGGACCTGCTGCAGGGATTTGACTTCCGCATCCTGCCGGGCGGAAGCGAACAGCGTCGTCGCGCCGGCGACGACCGGCAGGCTGCGATAGCGGACGCCGGGCATCGACTCCAGCTCGGTCCGGAGTGTGCCGGCCTGCTCGCCGCTGAACGGCTTGCCCTGCTTCGGCATCAACACCCAGTCGATCGGGCCGAAGTGGGCGCGCACCCATGCGTCTCCGCTGCCCTTGACGGCGATATAATGAAAGCAGGACATCGAGATGAGCATCGCCCCGATCGCCCCGGCCAGCAGGCTGAGCAGCGTCTGCCGCTTTAGCCTTCTCAGATACAGGAGGCCTATCCGCCAGCTCAATCCCTTCGCCAGCATCAGACCGGCCCTCCGTCATGCACGATCCGCCCGTTGAACATGCGGATCTGCCTCTTCATGCGGGCTGCGAAGCCCGCATCATGCGTCACGAGCACGATCGTCGTGCCGTAGCGGGCATTCAGCATTTCCAGCAAGCCCAATATCTGCTCCGCCGTATCGGAATCGAGCGCGCCCGTAGGCTCGTCCGCGAACAGGATGTCCGGACGGCCGGCGACCGCCCTGGCGATCGCCACGCGCTGGTTCTGGCCCCCGGACAGCTGCGCCGGGAACGCCGCCGCCTTGTTCTCCAGTCCGACGAGCTTCAGCGTTTCCTTTGCTGCGGCTTGCGCCTCTTTTCTCGACAGGCCTCTCGCCATGAGCGGCAGCATGACGTTCTCGGCCGCGCTCAGGACGGGAACCAGATGATAGGATTGAAAAACGAAGCCCATCCGCATCAGCCTCGCCTCCGCCAGCTCCTTCTCGCCGAGCTTGTGGAGAGCGCTCTCTCCCAGCCAGACCTCGCCGCTCCCGGGCGGCTCCAGGCCGGCCAGCACATGCAGCAGAGTCGTCTTGCCGCAGCCCGACGGTCCGGTGACCGCCACCGTCTCCCCTTTCTCGACTTGCAGGTTGATCTCCTTGAGCGCCCGGGCGGCCTCGCTGCCTGTCCCGAACGTTTTGCTCACTTGCCTCGCCTTCAGCATTCCGGCGCCAGCCCCTTTCTCCCGCGCAGCGGGTACGCCAGTAGACTAACAGGCTTATGTGCAGCAGCCGTCGACGCGATATGCAGACATTGTGCAGAAGGCGGCTATTCGCGATAGGCAGGAAGCTCGGCATAAAAAAGAGCCCCCGCTCCGAAGCGGCTGCTGACGCCGACCGA encodes:
- a CDS encoding FtsX-like permease family protein → MLAKGLSWRIGLLYLRRLKRQTLLSLLAGAIGAMLISMSCFHYIAVKGSGDAWVRAHFGPIDWVLMPKQGKPFSGEQAGTLRTELESMPGVRYRSLPVVAGATTLFASARQDAEVKSLQQVQLLGLDPQRAKLFDEGQAALWRTGLPSGQAILDRETAGRLGLEAGDAVWAADAAGERKPLIVRDVVEATGVTGYRGDRGSRNGTVLMNEIDAAALAGSPEGSYSLVLVGRTDPADSVLGMNYSNKMNELTETRLVKYEALSRAGGEMVTIVLAISLTAVFSSAFLLRQIVHMMAESRSELYGVLRAIGMNRRQVRGLFAAEALLLGLLSGLIGLLSGAAAGWGMVKLLYGGGYGHAVSSTGIPITASIPPSMAAAAAAAVLLYQSLIVLLASRKAGAGTIVAALRGGATEGGKESRGWKKAAGAAALPVMAAAFLAAHLYQAFMWEPAAVSGATMLALLVVWLGASASAVYAVFGLLLGAGRRLAGRLGLSMLLAVRYAGRRPGRTFTVMLLFGIAMMTVTFTAGLSSLILKNMNTEHTVQTMLGYGGYVPYQSEKEKEIVLELLRTDEELSRTVTGHAAVEPVMSGVQLEGTGSRFSQAFVPVSQELLAGGGWKLAERSPEFGSDAEAWNKVEADDGYVVLPLRYRKTADDKPSSFYGSEAAYAAGDFIRMGFYKNNLVGSRDKPDLTVELKIAGFAAENSESSIRTEYVYSTTYVSPGLFAKLKPYHHRWPNQSHQGLLLLQFDYRDLELDREISSRLVSGGASSAGIPYLTGSEKYAENRQLVNGFIGFTVLSAVIGLLGLAVLQKRSIGERSREIAMLRCAGVPPRKLFRSFLLEGTLLGGCGLLAGTAAGATGAHAFIRILQSDLRPGETPADIAFPWLLLSGVLGLLLAAAFLFNIGPARGALIPPPTEPLRSADV
- a CDS encoding ABC transporter ATP-binding protein, producing the protein MLKARQVSKTFGTGSEAARALKEINLQVEKGETVAVTGPSGCGKTTLLHVLAGLEPPGSGEVWLGESALHKLGEKELAEARLMRMGFVFQSYHLVPVLSAAENVMLPLMARGLSRKEAQAAAKETLKLVGLENKAAAFPAQLSGGQNQRVAIARAVAGRPDILFADEPTGALDSDTAEQILGLLEMLNARYGTTIVLVTHDAGFAARMKRQIRMFNGRIVHDGGPV